ACCTACCAGATGCAAAGCCTCGCTCGCTTCGTTAATAGTAGGTTTATCATTTGCAATTAACATTAAGGGTCTATCAAAGGGCAATAAGACAGGAGCCCATTGTATGAAGGAAGGCCCAAAACCGATGTTGATGGATCCCGGAATATGCTTTTCAGCGAACTCTTCCTTTGAACGCAAATCGACGATCACCGCATTATTATGTGCTTCGGCCACTTCTGCTAAGCTCTGGGCTGCATTGATCCTTTTCATTCTAGAAAAATATGCCGGTGCTTTAGGCATATCTTTTAATACAAATCGTACCCATTCATCTTTGGGCAATGGCTGCAGATAGGGATTATGGATACGTTCATTTTTTATAGTTGTGGAGGCCTCAGTGCTAATGCCCTTCCCGCACAATGAGCCTGCGCCATGGGCAGGCCAAACTTGTATATTTTCATCCAGCTGAGGAAGTACCTCGAAAATACTGTGATATAGTTGGGAAGCTAAATCTGCTATTGCCTGCTCGCCTAAAAGATCTGGACGCCCCACACTGCCGACAAAAAGGAAGTCACCCGTAAAAGCATGCGTCGGGTTGCCTTCTTTAAGAAGGATCCACATCAGATGCTCGGGTGTATGCCCCGGAGTATGCCATGCTTGTAACGTATACGAACCTAACTCAATATTCTGGCGGTCTTTAACATTGCCTACAGCACTGCCTTCACTTGAACGGTAGACTGCAGCTTTATTCTCTAAGGCTGCGGACAGATCTTCAGATCCTGAAATAAAATCTGCATGGATATGTGTTTCTAAAATAGCAACGATCTGCGCATCTGCCTTTGCAGCTATTTTAAGGATGGGCTGGATAGCGCGCGAAGGATCAATGACGGCTGCACGCCGGGTCGTAGGATCCACAATCACATAAGTATTTAGGGCAATGCCCGGAACAATAATGCGGTAAATCATACAACGTAGTGAAGTATAGCAAAATAATGACACATACTGCCTCCTATGACAAACATATGCCAAATGGCATGATGGAATACAGGTTTCTCAAGTACATAAATAATAGCCCCAAAGGAATAGGATAATCCCCCTGCTACGATCAGATATAATCCTTCCATAGGCATCGCTTCAATAAAAGCCTCGGATGCAATCACTATCATCCAGCCCATCCCTAAATAGAACAATGTCGAAAGGATAGGCCATTTGTCTATAAAAAATATTTTAAAGAGTATCCCGACAAAAGCAAGAGACCAAACAATAGAAAAGAGTGTCCAACCCCAGGTTTCGCTTAGGGTAACCAGCGCGAACGGAGTGTAGGTCCCGGCTATTAATGCATAGATGGCGCAATGATCCACGATTTTCAGAGTTTGTTTAGTTTTAGGATCTTGCATTCCATGATAGAAAGTTGACGCAGCATAAAGGATAATCAAAGTACTCCCGAAAACTGTCGCACTGCAAATCTTGCAGATGTCTTCAGATATTAACGCGGCGGAGAGCAGCCACCCTAGACCTAATATACTTAAAAGTAATCCTAAACCGTGAGTAAGAGTATTGGCTACTTCTTCAATATTAATAGATGCTGGCATGGCAAGCGATGAGTCCATTGTATCTTCTATTTCCATATCCTTCTCCCTAACTCGTTAAACTCAAAATAGGCTTTTCATTGTATTTCTGTAAAAAATAAATTTTTTTGTTTATAATCAAATAAAGCCTAGCCTGAGGATTTTACCGTGAAACCACAATACACAATCGGTGAACTTTTAACTTTCATTGAAGAAAATTACTCCAATCCCAAAGCTCTTGTAAGTTATGAGCATGAATCTTGGCATGCCTACTCTACAGAGCAAATGCTAGAGGAAATTAAGTATATAGCTCTAGGATTAAAATCGCTAGGCATAGAAAAGGGCACTTTCGTAGGGTTAATTGCTCCTTCCAGTGCCCGATGGACTATGATAGACCTTGCCATCATGTCTATAGGAGCTGTATCGGTCGGCCTTTTCTTGAATGTTTCAGAAGAAAACTTCCGCTACGAAGTAGAACTGGCAGAAATCAAAACCATCTTTGTCGAAGGAAGCGATGCCTGGCTGCGGCATGACCACTGCAAAGACCACTTTAATCTCACTATTGCCCTCGATGACGAACCGCAGGGTGAAAAGACCATAACTTATCAGGCTCTTCTTGCTCGTGGTCGCGAATTATATGATGTGGAACCTGACCTTTTTAAAAGTCTCCTTCAAAGCCACACTCCCGATACTGTCGCTGCTGTAATTTTCACCAGCGGAAGCACCGGTACCCCTAAAGGCGCAGTCCACACCCATCAAAGCCTTATTTCCTTATTCTATAATGACTCGCTGCAGTGGGATTCCAAAAATGACATTTATCTTTCCATCCTTCCCTTAGCCCATATTCTTGCCCGCAGCGTCAGTTTCATTATGGTCATGTGGGGCATCAGCATTTATTATTATAATGACCTGAAAAATCTGGGCGTCGCCTGTCGGGAAGTACACCCTACTGTGATGGTCGTTGTTCCCCGCCTCCTGGAAAAAGTTTACAGTAAAATGGTTGCCAATGTGGAAGCCGCCGGCTACCTCAAACGCACCATCGGCGAGTGGGCATTTGACCTTGCCAATCAAGAAACAGAGACTACCTGGAAACATCTTTTCCACGGATTGGCCGATAAGCTCGTCTATTCGCATCTTAGGGAAGCATTAGGTGGAAAACTCCGCCTTGTCATAAGCGGTGGGGCCGCATTAGACCCGCACCTGAACCACTTTTTAGGCGATATCGGGATTGCGATTAATGAAGGTTGGGGTTTGACCGAAGCGTGTCCTGTCTGCGTAAATCCAATTGGAAAGACGAAGTTAGGCAGTATCGGCACCCTCGTCGAGGGAATGGAAATCATGATCAGCCCTATCGGCGAGATACTCATCCGCGGACCGCTCGTCATGAAAGAATATTTAAAAAATCCTGAGGCTACAGCGCAAGCCATCGACGCCGAAGGCTGGCTGCATACAGGGGATAAAGGAACGATCGACGAAGAAGGCTATGCCTTCATCATCGGACGCTTGAAAGAGCTGATCAAAACCTCCAACGGTGAAATGATCGCCCCTGTCCCCATTGAGCATGCCTTAACTAAAGCACCTTTTATTGAAACGGCAATTATCATCGCTGAGAGAAGGAAATTCGTCTCTGCCCTACTTGTTCCCAACTTTGAATATCTGCATGGCCTCAAAAACAATAAAAATATGAGCAACCTTTCCGACGAGGATTTTCTAAATAGCAGCTACATCAAATCTGAGATGGAACAGCTTCTGAACAAAATGAACCAAACGCTAAACCACTGGGAGCAAATCCACGCCTACAGATTCATCATGCATCCTTTAAGCATTGAAAATGGCGAACTCACCCCTTCCATGAAAATCATTCGAGAAACTATAGAGAAAAACTACAAATCCTTAATCGACTCGATCTATCAAGAGGAAAAAAAATGAGAAAACGGATTGCAATAGTCAGCGGCGTACGCACCCCTTTTTGCAAAGGCGGCGGAGTGCTAAGGGATATGCTAGCAGACGATCTGGGCGCATATGCCGTAAAAGAAGTCTATAGCAGAACGCCTATAGATCCCAACTTGATAGACGAAGTTATCATAGGAAACGTCCTCCAGCCTGTCCATGCGACAAATATCGCACGCGTCATTGCTGTCAAAGCCGGCCTCTCACAAAAAATCCCTGCCTACACCGTCAACCGTAACTGCGCATCCGGAATGGAAGCTGTCACTACGGGAGCCGATAAAATTCTTTTGGAACAGGCAGAAATCATCCTCGCCGGCGGCGTAGAATCGATGAGCAACTTTCCTATCCTCTTCTCGCCACGCATGCGCGACTTCCTGCAAAATTTGAGCAAAGCCAAGGGGTGGCAAGGTAAGCTTAAAAGCCTGCTAGCCTTTAGACCCTCCCTATTTAAACCTGTTATCCCTGACATCTCCGACCCTTTATGCGGACTATCTATGGGACAAACTGCCGAGATCCTCACCCGCGAATTCCAGATCACGCGGTTAGAGCAGGATAAATTTGCTATGGAAAGCCACCTCAGGGCTTCCAAAGCAACGAAAGATGGGCGGTTTACCGAAGAGATCATCCCTATCCCTCTGCCACCAGACTACAAAAAAATCCAGACTATCGATGAAGGTCCACGCGATAACCAAACCCTAGAATCGCTGCTTAAGCTTAAACCTGTCTTCGACCCCCTTACAGGCACTGTCACAGCAGGTAACTCCAGCCCCATCACCGACGGTGCAGCAGCAGTCATTCTGATGTCGGAAGAAAAAGCCAAAGAACTTAACCTTAAACCACTAGGTTACATCCTTGACCATGCTGCTGCAGGTGTTGACCCCAGCCGCATGGGTATCGGCCCTGTCTACGCGACAAGCCTCCTCCTAGCTAAAACCGGCTTCACTCTAGATCAAATCGACCTTATCGAGATCAATGAAGCCTTCGCAGGACAAGTTCTCGCCGTCGTCAAAGCCTTCGCTTCGGACGAATTCGCCCGCAAAAACCTCAATAGAGATAAAGCCCTCGGTACCATCGACTTAGATAAACTCAATGTCAACGGCGGCGCCATTGCCCTCGGCCACCCTCTCGGTGCTTCCGGAACACGATTGATACTTACATTACTGCTCGAACTCAAAAAACGGAACAAGCGCTATGGTCTCGCCACTCTATGTATCGGCGGCGGCCAAGGCCAAGCATGCTTGCTGGAGGTAGAATAATGACATCTGCATTTCAACTTCAAAATAACGCTGACGGTATAGCACTGCTCACATTTAACCTTCCTAATGAAAAGGTTAATAAATTCAATTTAGCTATCCTTGCTGAACTGGATGAGCTGATAGATACCATCGCTAAAGATAGCTCCATCAAAGCTTTGAAAATTGTCAGCGGCAAAGACGACGTCTTTATCGCGGGCGCTGACCTGCATAGCTTCGAACCCGCCTTTGACGATCCGTCCATCGCAGAGAAAATTATCAATACCGGACACCGCGTCTTTAATAAACTCAGCAGCCTGCCCTTCCCCACCATTGCGGTCATCCACGGCGCCTGCTTAGGCGGAGGATTGGAATTTGTCCTCAGCTGTACCTACCGTATTGTATCCGACCACCCCAAAACGCTCTTGGCTCTGCCCGAAGTTAATCTGGGGATCTTTCCCGGCTGGGGAGGTACGCAACGCCTTCCAAGGCTCGTCGGTCTGACTGAAGGCCTAAATATGATCCTTACAGGTAAGATGGTTCCAGCCGTAAAAGCCTATAAAGCACATTTGGCCGACGCCATCTTCGCTTGGCAATTCCTGCAGCCTAAAGCCGATGAATTTATCAAACAAATCCTTACTTCCGAAGGAAAGAAAAAAGTCCTCGACCGTCGCCAACAGCTAAGTTTCGTCAATAAGCTAATGCAAAACAACCCCTTGGGGCGTTCTTTTGTATTCTACCAATCGAAAAAAGCTGTTTTAGAAAAAACACATGGACACTACCCCGCACCCCTCATAGCTTTGGATGTGATAAAGAACACCTATACTCTTCCTCTCAACGAAGGTCTGAAAAAAGAAGCCGATACTTTTATCGCCAAAATCCCAGAAGGATTTGCCAACGCCCCCGACCTCATCTCCCTTTTCTTCACCCAAGAAGCAGCAAAAAAGGAAACCGGCGCACCGGAAAACATAAAAGGGAAAGAGATCACTTCCTCCGCTGTCATAGGTGCCGGTACAATGGGCGCAGGCATCGCTTGGCTGCTGGCTGACCATAATATCTTCGTGCGGTTGAAAGATGTCTCCTGGGACCTAGTCGGTAAAGGGATAGGATTCGCCAGAGGCTACTTCAATAAAGGAGTCAAAGCTAAAAAAATTACCTGCTACGACCTGGACCGCCGCTTCCAACTTATCAGCGGTTCTATCGACTACTCAGGCTTTGATCACGCCGAAATCATCATCGAAGCTGCTACGGAAAACTTGGAGCTTAAAAAGAAAATCTTCCAAGAAGTGGAAGCCAATGTCAAACCGGATGCCATCATCGCCTCTAACACCTCATCCCTCACTATCGAGGAAATGAGCGAAGGCATGCAACATCCTGAACGTTTCGTCGGCATGCACTTCTTCAATCCTGTCAACAAAATGCCGCTTGTCGAAGTGGTTGCCGGAAAACACTCGTCCCCTCAAGCCATTGCTTCCACCGTCAGCCTCTGCCGTAAACTAGGTAAAACACCCCTCGTCGTCGGCGACTGCCACGGTTTCCTCGTCAACCGTATCTTCATGCAAGGCGCCAACGAAGTAATGCTGATGCTGGAAGAAGGCTATTCCTGGGACGAGCTCAAAAACCAAGTCCTCAACTACGGCATGCCAATGGACCCTTTCGAACTGGCCGATGAAGTGGGCAACGACGTGAGCTATAAAGTGGGCAAAACCTTCGAAAAAGCCTACGGCGAAAGAATGCGCCCTGCTAAGATCCTTCAACTGATGACGGAGAAACAGCTCTACGGTAAAAAGAACGGCAAAGGCTTCTATATCTACCAAGGAAGCAAAAAAACACAAAATCCTGAAATCAACGATCTCATCAAACAGGTCGGCAGGAAACAGCCTAACAACTATAACGAGGATATCATCCCTAGATTTATCTACGGCATGGTCAATGAAGCCTCACGCTGTCTGGAAGAAGGGATTATCTCCCGGCCGGACTTCCTCGACCTTGGCCTCATCATGGGCATAGGCTTCCCTCCCTTCCGCGGCGGCCTCCTCCGTTATGCTGACAAAGTAACACCCCAAAATATCGTCGCAACACTCCGTCGCCTCGAAACCCAGCAAGGATCCCGCTTTAAACCTAGCAACCTCCTTGTCAAAAAAGCCGAATCCAACACCCTCTTCTACCCCCCACTCCCATCCTAGCCAGCAGCAGGGGCATGGCTTTGCCCTGCACCCACCAAAGGACTTTGGTGGGTGCAGGGTGAAACGCTGCCTATTCGTCGGGGCCCATCCATTCGATGCCTTTTTCGAGCCAGCGATATTTCTTGTCTAAGACTTTCTCTGCTATTTCGTCGGTGATTTTGTCATCGTTATCATGGAGGGCTCGGAAGCGGTCTTCTATTCTACGTTCAGCAATGATTGCAAAATAGTCAGCTAGTTCTATTGCAGACGGATCTTTGAGGGAAGCAGCATACGCACAGGTGGCAGAGATGGCAAATAGCTCTGTTCCAATTTCCATCAGCCTTCCCAGAAGCATTTGTTTCAGCTCAAGCTTCTGTTGGTATTTTGCCATTGCTTCAAAAAGCTTTGCTGTCATCTTATGCGAAGTGCTTTCAACGTAGCGGAAGTGTGTCGCCAAAGGCCCTAGGTCAGAGTATCTTTTTGTGAAAAGCCCGCCGAACTTTTGTTTAGGATACCAAGCACCATAGAAACGCATAGCTTTAAAGAACCCGTTAACTTTCTCGTTAAAAGAGCTTTTCTTTGTCATTAAAGGCCCTGCAATTTTGAAATGCGGGTCCATAGCCTCGCGAGCCAGGAAGAGCTTCATTATCTCTGTAGAGCCTTCTAAGATCATATTGATGCGGCAATCGCGCATGACACGTTCCACCGGATAAGGAACTTCACCGCGTGCTTTGAGCGAGCGCCCTTTTTCATAGCCGCGTCCGCCACGGAGCTGCATTGTCATATCGGCAATTTTCCACATAGATTCTGAAGTGAATAGCTTAGCCATCGCGGCCTCGATGCGGATATCGACATTACCTTGGTCAGCCCAGAAGCTAGTGAGCCAGGTCATTGCTTCCATGGCAAAGGTTGTAGCTGCAATGTAGGCTATTTTTTCCCTGCCGGCTTCATGCAGACCAATAGGCATTCCCCACTGCACACGGTCCTTGCCCCAGCGTCGCGCTATGGATAGGCATAGTTTAGCACCGCCTGTGCAGGCTGCAGGAAGGGTAAGCCTTCCTACGTTGATGGTGCCTAATGCTAGTGCAAGGCCCCTGCCCTCATCCCAGATAAGGTTTTCTTTAGGGATTTTCACGTTAGTAAAACGTATCAAGCCGTTATATATACCGCCAAGGCCCATGAATTCACAACGGTGCACAACTTCAATTCCGGGGGAGTCCATTTCAAGGACGAAGGCGGAGATCTGTTTTCTTTCCTTCCCTTTAACCATGATCGAGGGTGTGCGTGCCATAACGACGATGATGCTGGCAATAGTGCCGTTTGTGCACCATAATTTGTCACCATTAAGGATATAGTGAGATCCATCTTCGGAAGGAATAGCTTCGACAGACATTCTTGCAGGGTCGGAACCCACATCCGGTTCTGTTAAAGCGAAGGCTGAGATCTGTCCTTGTCTAAATCTAGGAAGGAATTTCTTTTTTTGCTCTTCTGTTCCATACAGCTTTAGCGGTTGTGGAACACCGATAGACTGGTGGGCGGATATCAGGACGGCAGTTCCACCGCAATAGGATGCTACGCGCATGACTAGGCGATTATAGTTAGTTTGTGATAGCCCTAAGCCCCCGTATTCTTTGGGGATTTTGAGGGCGAAGATTCCTTGGCGTCCCATCTCGTCGATTACATTTTGTGGAATTGTGCGCGTGGCGTCTACTTCTTCAGGATCTAAATTTTTAGTGAGGAAGTCCATGAACTTTTCAATGACAGCATCGCCAATTTTTTTATCTTCTTCGGACTGGATAGGGAAAGGATAGAGGAGGGAAGGATCAAATGTTCCCATGAAGAGCTGTCCTGCAAAGCTAGGGTGCTTATACTCTTTTTCACGGGCAGACTCCGTAATATCTAACGCTTGTTGTTTTTCTTTGTTGCTACCGGCAGCATCATCAAAAAGTGAGGCCGCTTCGCGAGTTTTTACATCATCTTTCACGTCTTGAGTAGCCATTAGTCCCCCAGAATATGTCAAATTATTAATTTACATCATTATCCTACGGATCATTAGCGTCAATTCCTTTCTTTATATTATAACACTTATAAAAGTTAGTTTGATTTTATATTCCATTTTAATTTAAATTTAAATTATACAGACATTGGAGTAACTATGACTGTACATAATAATATTGAAAATATACTAAATAAAATTGCTAATATCTCCGGCGGCAGTCCACCTGCTTTCGACGATGACGGACGGTGTGTGCTAGAAATCCAGGATATTTCCATCCTTCTCGAAGCCTCATCTCAATCAAATTCCTGCCTCCTGATGAGTATTGTCTACCGCGGCCCTCCCCATCTGGAAATCTTCAAGGAAGCACTATCCGGCAACCTTTATTGGAATAAAACTAAAGGGTGTACCTTAATGTGGGAAAACAGCTCTAACTCTCTTATTCTCTGTTTAGAAAAGCAATCGGAAACACTTGATTTTCAAACGTTTACACAATCCCTCAGCGATTTTCATACTGCTGCACATCTCTGGCTCGAAACTTGCCAACGCATTCAAGAGGAAACCCAAAATTCTGCAATCAAACATTTTTAAAGTTTAGGTTTGTTTATGCAAGTCAGCAACGGACAACCATCGCCAATCCAACATCAGCAAGCTGCTGAAGCGCCTTCTGTAACAAAAGGAACAGACCTCCTGTCGAATGTTAAATTCGAAGCTGCTCCTGCCCATATCCCTTCAAGACAATCTATGCCCGAATCCCACGAAGCTAATACCGTCCCTTCAAATCATATCGCCGAAGAAACCAAGTTTCCTGCTGATTCCCCTGCGCAGCCCCCTCCTGAAAATGATGAAGAAATGGAGTTTGCGAGCGGAACTTTCATTGCGCACGATGATAGTGATGATGAGGGTGACATGGAATTTGCAAGCGGAACATTCATTGCCCATGACGACGATGATGAGGGTGAAATGAACTTGGATTCTGGCTCAATGATAGTTAAGGATGATCCTGAGGATGACGATGATATGAATCTGAATTCAGGCTCAATGATTGTTAAGGACGATGAAGACGATGATATGAATTTGAATAGCGGTTCCATGATAGTTAACGACAACGACGATGAGGATATGAATCTGAACAGCGGCACAATGTTAGCTAACGATGATGAAGACATGGATATGGCGTCCGGCTCAATGATTGTTAAAGAAGAACCCCAGGAAAAAACCCAAGAGAAAGCCCAGCCTAAAGCAAGTGCTGCTCCAAAACAGCCTAAAGGTTCCGGGCTTCCCTCCTACCTCACCGCACACATGCAAAAAGGGCTGGCAGAACTACCTCCCCAACAGCACCTAGCTATGAATGCGGGAGCTGCTGAAGAAAAAAAATCTCAAATCGTCGCCAAAAGAAATGAGCGTATCAATAATCCTGAAGGAAATATAGATTTGCAGGATAAATGGGTTCTAGAAAATGGTACTACCCTTAAGGAACATAAGGAACTCACCGAAAAAGGGCAGCTTATTCCCACCATCAAAACACGTCGTCAAGCCCTGTCGGATAGGAAAGAAGAGTTAAGAAGCTTTGTCCAACAACAGCAGCAGCACCCTGTAGATAAAATCTGCGCCGAGCTATATCGTAATATCTCCACATCAACCGTATCCATCCGTCCAGCGTCCGGCGGACAAGGCGGTGCTTACTTCGGCAATGGCGTCATCGTTAAACCCAAAGGGGAAAGCGCGCTGGAGATGAACAATA
This Parachlamydiales bacterium DNA region includes the following protein-coding sequences:
- a CDS encoding MBL fold metallo-hydrolase; the encoded protein is MSLFCYTSLRCMIYRIIVPGIALNTYVIVDPTTRRAAVIDPSRAIQPILKIAAKADAQIVAILETHIHADFISGSEDLSAALENKAAVYRSSEGSAVGNVKDRQNIELGSYTLQAWHTPGHTPEHLMWILLKEGNPTHAFTGDFLFVGSVGRPDLLGEQAIADLASQLYHSIFEVLPQLDENIQVWPAHGAGSLCGKGISTEASTTIKNERIHNPYLQPLPKDEWVRFVLKDMPKAPAYFSRMKRINAAQSLAEVAEAHNNAVIVDLRSKEEFAEKHIPGSINIGFGPSFIQWAPVLLPFDRPLMLIANDKPTINEASEALHLVGMDAPIYGKLWKEEHEGPFDSLTVLGPAVVRHFPKGAVLLDVRSNNEVKETPVAGALHIPLNELPSRVEEVPQDKPIIVMCHSGHRASIGASFLQNRDFRQVSAIFGVMTN
- a CDS encoding hemolysin III family protein is translated as MEIEDTMDSSLAMPASINIEEVANTLTHGLGLLLSILGLGWLLSAALISEDICKICSATVFGSTLIILYAASTFYHGMQDPKTKQTLKIVDHCAIYALIAGTYTPFALVTLSETWGWTLFSIVWSLAFVGILFKIFFIDKWPILSTLFYLGMGWMIVIASEAFIEAMPMEGLYLIVAGGLSYSFGAIIYVLEKPVFHHAIWHMFVIGGSMCHYFAILHYVV
- a CDS encoding long-chain fatty acid--CoA ligase, whose product is MKPQYTIGELLTFIEENYSNPKALVSYEHESWHAYSTEQMLEEIKYIALGLKSLGIEKGTFVGLIAPSSARWTMIDLAIMSIGAVSVGLFLNVSEENFRYEVELAEIKTIFVEGSDAWLRHDHCKDHFNLTIALDDEPQGEKTITYQALLARGRELYDVEPDLFKSLLQSHTPDTVAAVIFTSGSTGTPKGAVHTHQSLISLFYNDSLQWDSKNDIYLSILPLAHILARSVSFIMVMWGISIYYYNDLKNLGVACREVHPTVMVVVPRLLEKVYSKMVANVEAAGYLKRTIGEWAFDLANQETETTWKHLFHGLADKLVYSHLREALGGKLRLVISGGAALDPHLNHFLGDIGIAINEGWGLTEACPVCVNPIGKTKLGSIGTLVEGMEIMISPIGEILIRGPLVMKEYLKNPEATAQAIDAEGWLHTGDKGTIDEEGYAFIIGRLKELIKTSNGEMIAPVPIEHALTKAPFIETAIIIAERRKFVSALLVPNFEYLHGLKNNKNMSNLSDEDFLNSSYIKSEMEQLLNKMNQTLNHWEQIHAYRFIMHPLSIENGELTPSMKIIRETIEKNYKSLIDSIYQEEKK
- a CDS encoding thiolase family protein yields the protein MRKRIAIVSGVRTPFCKGGGVLRDMLADDLGAYAVKEVYSRTPIDPNLIDEVIIGNVLQPVHATNIARVIAVKAGLSQKIPAYTVNRNCASGMEAVTTGADKILLEQAEIILAGGVESMSNFPILFSPRMRDFLQNLSKAKGWQGKLKSLLAFRPSLFKPVIPDISDPLCGLSMGQTAEILTREFQITRLEQDKFAMESHLRASKATKDGRFTEEIIPIPLPPDYKKIQTIDEGPRDNQTLESLLKLKPVFDPLTGTVTAGNSSPITDGAAAVILMSEEKAKELNLKPLGYILDHAAAGVDPSRMGIGPVYATSLLLAKTGFTLDQIDLIEINEAFAGQVLAVVKAFASDEFARKNLNRDKALGTIDLDKLNVNGGAIALGHPLGASGTRLILTLLLELKKRNKRYGLATLCIGGGQGQACLLEVE
- a CDS encoding 3-hydroxyacyl-CoA dehydrogenase NAD-binding domain-containing protein; its protein translation is MTSAFQLQNNADGIALLTFNLPNEKVNKFNLAILAELDELIDTIAKDSSIKALKIVSGKDDVFIAGADLHSFEPAFDDPSIAEKIINTGHRVFNKLSSLPFPTIAVIHGACLGGGLEFVLSCTYRIVSDHPKTLLALPEVNLGIFPGWGGTQRLPRLVGLTEGLNMILTGKMVPAVKAYKAHLADAIFAWQFLQPKADEFIKQILTSEGKKKVLDRRQQLSFVNKLMQNNPLGRSFVFYQSKKAVLEKTHGHYPAPLIALDVIKNTYTLPLNEGLKKEADTFIAKIPEGFANAPDLISLFFTQEAAKKETGAPENIKGKEITSSAVIGAGTMGAGIAWLLADHNIFVRLKDVSWDLVGKGIGFARGYFNKGVKAKKITCYDLDRRFQLISGSIDYSGFDHAEIIIEAATENLELKKKIFQEVEANVKPDAIIASNTSSLTIEEMSEGMQHPERFVGMHFFNPVNKMPLVEVVAGKHSSPQAIASTVSLCRKLGKTPLVVGDCHGFLVNRIFMQGANEVMLMLEEGYSWDELKNQVLNYGMPMDPFELADEVGNDVSYKVGKTFEKAYGERMRPAKILQLMTEKQLYGKKNGKGFYIYQGSKKTQNPEINDLIKQVGRKQPNNYNEDIIPRFIYGMVNEASRCLEEGIISRPDFLDLGLIMGIGFPPFRGGLLRYADKVTPQNIVATLRRLETQQGSRFKPSNLLVKKAESNTLFYPPLPS
- a CDS encoding acyl-CoA dehydrogenase family protein; this encodes MATQDVKDDVKTREAASLFDDAAGSNKEKQQALDITESAREKEYKHPSFAGQLFMGTFDPSLLYPFPIQSEEDKKIGDAVIEKFMDFLTKNLDPEEVDATRTIPQNVIDEMGRQGIFALKIPKEYGGLGLSQTNYNRLVMRVASYCGGTAVLISAHQSIGVPQPLKLYGTEEQKKKFLPRFRQGQISAFALTEPDVGSDPARMSVEAIPSEDGSHYILNGDKLWCTNGTIASIIVVMARTPSIMVKGKERKQISAFVLEMDSPGIEVVHRCEFMGLGGIYNGLIRFTNVKIPKENLIWDEGRGLALALGTINVGRLTLPAACTGGAKLCLSIARRWGKDRVQWGMPIGLHEAGREKIAYIAATTFAMEAMTWLTSFWADQGNVDIRIEAAMAKLFTSESMWKIADMTMQLRGGRGYEKGRSLKARGEVPYPVERVMRDCRINMILEGSTEIMKLFLAREAMDPHFKIAGPLMTKKSSFNEKVNGFFKAMRFYGAWYPKQKFGGLFTKRYSDLGPLATHFRYVESTSHKMTAKLFEAMAKYQQKLELKQMLLGRLMEIGTELFAISATCAYAASLKDPSAIELADYFAIIAERRIEDRFRALHDNDDKITDEIAEKVLDKKYRWLEKGIEWMGPDE
- a CDS encoding type III secretion system chaperone, which gives rise to MTVHNNIENILNKIANISGGSPPAFDDDGRCVLEIQDISILLEASSQSNSCLLMSIVYRGPPHLEIFKEALSGNLYWNKTKGCTLMWENSSNSLILCLEKQSETLDFQTFTQSLSDFHTAAHLWLETCQRIQEETQNSAIKHF